A DNA window from Mycobacterium sp. IDR2000157661 contains the following coding sequences:
- a CDS encoding FAS1-like dehydratase domain-containing protein — translation MVGTRTPPRYAGTAVSAARIQHFAATVRDRNPSYWDDEFARLHWGGLIAPPALLMGWLIPPPWLPDGRVPTAAIAIRVPLPGTTFINASNEVEFPCPIVEGDRLSVVEEVVSVSPVKRTRLGAGHFVETCDHFHRADGTLVAVNRNTLFRFTPEGDR, via the coding sequence ATGGTCGGCACGCGCACACCGCCGAGGTATGCCGGGACCGCGGTGAGCGCCGCGCGCATCCAGCACTTCGCCGCGACGGTGCGCGACCGCAACCCGTCGTACTGGGACGACGAGTTCGCGCGCCTGCACTGGGGTGGGCTGATCGCTCCGCCCGCGCTGTTGATGGGCTGGCTGATACCGCCGCCGTGGCTGCCGGACGGCCGGGTACCGACAGCAGCGATCGCGATCCGCGTGCCGTTGCCCGGCACCACGTTCATCAACGCCTCCAACGAGGTGGAGTTTCCCTGCCCGATCGTCGAGGGCGATCGGTTGTCGGTCGTCGAGGAGGTGGTGTCGGTGTCACCGGTGAAGCGGACACGTCTCGGCGCCGGCCATTTCGTCGAGACCTGCGACCACTTCCACCGGGCGGACGGGACGCTGGTGGCCGTCAACCGCAATACGCTCTTCCGGTTCACGCCGGAGGGCGACCGGTGA
- a CDS encoding MaoC family dehydratase: MHDVRWDDVTVATDLPEVVDPIDYQRVVMNSGATWDYFPAHFDPDYAQRHGHPRIFVNTMHIAGFVDRVATDWAGPCSRVVRRKITLLGSIYAGDSMVGRGRVVAKRAGRLVDLEITVSNQRDELCCPAEVTLELSG; encoded by the coding sequence ATGCACGACGTCCGGTGGGACGACGTGACCGTCGCCACCGACCTGCCCGAGGTCGTCGACCCGATCGATTATCAACGCGTGGTGATGAACTCCGGTGCGACCTGGGACTACTTTCCGGCACACTTCGACCCCGATTACGCCCAGCGGCACGGTCATCCGAGGATCTTCGTCAACACCATGCACATCGCCGGTTTCGTCGATCGGGTCGCGACCGACTGGGCGGGGCCGTGCAGCCGGGTCGTCCGGCGCAAGATCACGCTGCTCGGCTCGATCTACGCCGGTGATTCGATGGTCGGACGGGGCCGTGTGGTGGCCAAACGCGCGGGCCGACTGGTCGATCTGGAGATCACCGTGTCCAACCAGCGCGACGAGTTGTGCTGCCCGGCCGAGGTCACCCTCGAGCTGTCAGGGTAG
- a CDS encoding cytochrome P450 encodes MPTTTPVDLSDTALWRNGFPDELFAELRQAQPVFHHELTDGVAESVEHDFWVTTRHRHSLRIHRDTDSFTAVDGPLIQGIGPAGAFPTIINMDPPEQTKRRRVMSHAFTPRAIGRLEDGIRTRAASLIDALLDNGGGDWITDVADVLPMSVIGDIIGIPDEDRPEIFDCFDRILQANSPEAEVTAQDRMESFGKIFAYAVDLTAEKRRNPVDDIWSVLTSAVITDENGDQLSIPGAELETFFFVLAFAGSDTTKNALAYGLQAFVSHPAEIERYRGDASIRAAAVEEVLRWATPVAFWTRTTKVDIEMDGVRIPQGARVVSMLRSANRDEEVFADPFTFDIGRADNPHVAFGGGGAHYCLGAMLARAEIRAVLDELLCRADGIDLGPSKVTYPDLTNNMTIFDRMPIALRAR; translated from the coding sequence ATGCCGACGACGACACCGGTCGACCTCTCGGACACCGCGTTGTGGCGCAACGGCTTTCCTGACGAGCTGTTCGCCGAACTGCGTCAGGCGCAGCCGGTCTTCCACCACGAACTCACCGACGGCGTGGCCGAGTCCGTCGAGCACGACTTCTGGGTGACGACCAGGCACCGCCACTCGCTGCGAATCCACCGCGACACCGACAGTTTCACGGCTGTCGACGGCCCGCTGATCCAGGGCATCGGCCCGGCCGGGGCGTTTCCCACCATCATCAACATGGACCCGCCTGAGCAGACCAAGCGGCGACGGGTGATGTCGCACGCCTTCACCCCGCGAGCGATCGGCCGGCTCGAGGACGGCATCCGGACGCGTGCGGCGTCGTTGATCGATGCGCTGCTCGACAACGGCGGCGGTGACTGGATCACCGACGTCGCCGACGTCCTGCCGATGTCGGTGATCGGCGACATCATCGGCATCCCCGACGAGGACCGGCCCGAGATCTTCGACTGCTTCGACCGGATCCTGCAGGCGAATTCGCCGGAGGCCGAGGTGACGGCGCAGGACCGGATGGAGTCGTTCGGGAAGATCTTCGCCTATGCGGTGGACTTGACCGCCGAGAAGCGGCGCAACCCCGTCGACGACATCTGGAGCGTACTCACCTCCGCGGTGATCACCGACGAGAACGGCGATCAACTGTCCATCCCCGGCGCCGAACTCGAAACCTTCTTCTTCGTCCTCGCTTTCGCGGGCAGCGACACCACCAAGAATGCGCTGGCCTACGGACTGCAGGCGTTCGTCTCCCACCCCGCCGAGATCGAGCGGTACCGCGGTGACGCCTCGATCCGGGCCGCTGCCGTCGAGGAGGTGCTGCGCTGGGCCACTCCGGTCGCGTTCTGGACGCGGACCACGAAGGTCGACATCGAGATGGACGGTGTGCGCATTCCGCAGGGTGCCCGAGTGGTGTCGATGCTGCGGTCCGCGAACCGTGACGAGGAGGTGTTCGCCGACCCGTTCACCTTCGACATCGGCCGCGCCGACAATCCGCATGTGGCATTCGGCGGCGGCGGTGCCCATTACTGCTTGGGCGCGATGCTTGCGCGCGCCGAGATCCGGGCGGTGCTCGACGAACTGCTGTGCCGGGCCGACGGGATCGACCTCGGGCCGTCGAAGGTCACCTACCCCGACCTCACCAACAACATGACGATCTTCGACCGCATGCCGATCGCCCTGCGCGCGCGCTGA
- a CDS encoding carotenoid 1,2-hydratase: MGADWRRYPFALVPGDPQLDFPAAEADHPDFESDTWFLAGELDADSGRRFAFLSIFNENRPGQSIAADFYTLALFDLDRGTYASYTDYDMPPANTAPGAQPKLGVARGHLEITYDSPCGTAEWVTVRDETGELVPYTYDVAFVGADPVTGDQMKLDLRVRPSRAPVPLGAAAHNGRIDCFGQAGTYSYFQTGMSMSGTLTWGAVSERVSGTSGHVDRQWFPRVANAGGPDGDIRWRAHEWRTINLDNGVDLSIWRQFDRADRNALQPFSGATTSWPDGGPEPEFADDVEVTVLSHVRWPESVRTLVPPPAAARYLPDRHRLVSRRLGLDLTGEPLVAAPAHALPLEYMEGPYRYRGTLGGEPVTGFAFYERSLALYRDWELVDVLAAEVGEDRVASVRGLVTDGRRDEAIDLLQKEMQNCGPVIDRIVDDLVSALQRQ, from the coding sequence GTGGGTGCGGACTGGCGTCGTTATCCGTTCGCGCTCGTGCCCGGCGACCCGCAACTCGACTTTCCCGCCGCCGAAGCAGATCACCCCGACTTCGAGTCCGATACCTGGTTTCTGGCCGGCGAACTCGACGCTGACTCCGGGCGTCGGTTCGCGTTCCTGTCGATCTTCAACGAGAACCGGCCAGGGCAGTCCATCGCCGCGGACTTCTACACCCTGGCGTTGTTCGACCTCGACCGCGGCACCTACGCGTCCTATACCGATTACGACATGCCACCGGCGAACACGGCTCCGGGAGCGCAGCCGAAACTGGGCGTGGCCCGGGGTCATCTCGAGATCACCTACGACAGCCCTTGCGGAACGGCGGAGTGGGTGACGGTTCGCGACGAAACAGGCGAGTTGGTCCCGTACACCTATGACGTCGCCTTCGTCGGCGCCGACCCAGTCACCGGGGATCAGATGAAGCTGGATCTGCGTGTGCGCCCGTCACGCGCGCCGGTGCCGCTGGGCGCCGCGGCCCACAACGGGCGGATCGACTGTTTCGGGCAAGCCGGCACGTATTCGTACTTCCAGACGGGCATGTCGATGTCGGGCACGCTGACCTGGGGGGCGGTGTCTGAGCGGGTGTCAGGCACATCGGGCCATGTCGACCGGCAGTGGTTCCCACGCGTGGCCAACGCGGGCGGTCCGGACGGTGACATCCGCTGGCGGGCACACGAGTGGCGCACCATCAACCTCGACAACGGAGTGGACCTCAGCATCTGGCGGCAGTTCGACCGCGCTGATCGCAATGCGCTGCAACCGTTCTCGGGGGCAACGACAAGCTGGCCCGACGGTGGCCCGGAACCGGAGTTCGCCGACGACGTCGAAGTCACGGTGCTGAGCCACGTCCGGTGGCCGGAGTCGGTACGGACGCTGGTTCCGCCGCCCGCCGCGGCGAGGTACCTGCCTGACCGGCACCGGCTCGTGTCGCGCCGGCTCGGCCTCGACCTGACCGGCGAGCCGCTGGTCGCAGCGCCCGCGCATGCTTTGCCGCTGGAGTACATGGAGGGCCCGTACCGGTATCGGGGAACGTTGGGCGGTGAACCGGTCACCGGTTTCGCCTTCTACGAGCGCTCACTGGCGCTGTACCGCGACTGGGAGCTGGTCGACGTGCTGGCGGCGGAGGTGGGGGAGGACCGGGTCGCTTCGGTGCGCGGTCTCGTCACCGACGGCCGCCGGGACGAGGCCATCGACCTGTTGCAGAAGGAGATGCAGAACTGCGGACCCGTCATCGACCGAATCGTCGACGATCTGGTGTCGGCGCTGCAACGCCAGTGA
- a CDS encoding HNH endonuclease signature motif containing protein, which yields MSSTADCDASVLPKERLAVLFEEVAELCGQRNAIDGRLVQIVAEIDRDGLWGMTGVRSLAGLVAWKTGCTEANAKTMAAIAARLEEFPRCTQALSQGRLSLDQVGVIAQKAGAGSDAHYVELAGVATVSQLRKAISLEPRPEPEPAPRRGPERSISKTSDAHGACYRIRLSHPDVATFDAALQSHHEALIGEWKRDHNDDEHSAGEHGAGEQCEGGGQVLPFPTVGDGFMRLVEAGWDAEAARRPHSAHTTVVVHLDVDKRAAALHLGPLLTDAERRYLTCDATYQTWFQKDGQTLGCGRTTRQISRRLRRALEFRHRTCAVPGCGATRGLHAHHIIHWEDGGATELDNLVLVCPYHHRMHHCGLITILGPAPTITVFDDDGEPLHPGSLARPPTQPPPDVPPYPGPLGERAQWWWYDPYQPQPPTNN from the coding sequence ATGTCCTCGACGGCCGACTGCGATGCTTCGGTGTTGCCGAAGGAGCGGTTGGCGGTGTTGTTCGAGGAGGTGGCCGAGTTGTGTGGGCAGCGCAACGCCATCGATGGGCGGCTGGTGCAGATCGTGGCCGAGATCGACCGCGACGGGTTGTGGGGTATGACCGGGGTGCGCTCGTTGGCGGGGTTGGTGGCCTGGAAGACCGGCTGCACCGAGGCCAACGCCAAAACCATGGCCGCGATCGCGGCCCGCTTGGAGGAGTTCCCCCGCTGCACCCAGGCGCTATCGCAGGGCCGGTTGTCACTGGATCAGGTCGGGGTCATCGCCCAGAAAGCCGGTGCGGGTTCGGATGCCCACTACGTCGAGTTGGCCGGTGTGGCCACGGTCAGCCAGCTGCGCAAAGCGATCAGTTTGGAACCGCGCCCCGAGCCTGAACCCGCACCGCGGCGCGGACCTGAGCGTTCGATCAGCAAGACCTCCGATGCCCACGGGGCGTGTTATCGGATCCGGTTGTCGCACCCGGATGTGGCCACGTTCGACGCCGCCCTGCAGTCCCACCACGAGGCGCTCATCGGTGAGTGGAAACGCGACCACAACGACGATGAGCACAGTGCTGGCGAGCACGGTGCTGGCGAGCAGTGCGAGGGCGGCGGTCAGGTGCTGCCGTTTCCCACCGTCGGGGACGGGTTCATGCGGTTGGTGGAGGCCGGCTGGGACGCCGAGGCCGCCCGGCGCCCCCACAGTGCGCACACCACCGTGGTCGTGCATCTCGATGTCGACAAACGCGCCGCGGCGCTGCATCTGGGTCCGCTGCTCACCGACGCCGAACGCCGATACCTGACCTGTGATGCCACCTACCAAACCTGGTTCCAAAAAGACGGGCAGACCCTGGGCTGTGGGCGCACCACCCGTCAGATCAGCCGCCGGCTGCGCCGCGCGCTGGAGTTCCGCCATCGCACCTGCGCGGTGCCCGGCTGCGGGGCCACCCGCGGACTGCACGCCCACCACATCATCCACTGGGAAGACGGCGGAGCGACCGAACTCGACAACCTGGTGCTGGTCTGTCCCTACCACCACCGCATGCACCACTGCGGCCTGATCACCATCCTCGGACCCGCACCGACGATCACCGTGTTCGACGACGACGGCGAGCCCCTGCACCCCGGATCCCTGGCACGCCCACCCACACAACCCCCACCCGACGTGCCCCCATACCCCGGACCCCTCGGCGAACGGGCCCAATGGTGGTGGTACGACCCCTACCAACCCCAACCACCAACGAACAACTGA
- a CDS encoding nuclear transport factor 2 family protein yields MTLTYQQQYVLDGLAARAAILNLNARYNRLYSAGDMIGWLATFRHSGATYTRGGQSFTDLSAAFDGGDGQRLITVDHDVTVDGIEASQQCVALLLHGNVIRSTGSYTDRLVYERGGWYFTSRDLVWDAVPRESALPV; encoded by the coding sequence GTGACGCTGACGTACCAACAGCAGTACGTGCTCGACGGACTGGCCGCGCGAGCGGCGATCCTCAACCTGAACGCGCGGTACAACCGCCTGTATTCGGCGGGTGACATGATCGGGTGGCTCGCGACCTTCCGGCACTCGGGCGCGACGTACACCCGGGGCGGGCAGTCGTTCACCGACCTGAGCGCTGCGTTCGACGGCGGTGACGGGCAGCGGTTGATCACCGTCGACCACGACGTCACGGTCGACGGTATCGAGGCGTCGCAGCAGTGTGTCGCACTCCTGTTGCATGGCAACGTGATCCGCTCCACCGGCAGCTACACTGATCGACTCGTCTACGAGCGCGGCGGATGGTACTTCACCTCGCGCGATCTCGTCTGGGACGCGGTGCCCCGCGAGAGCGCGCTACCGGTGTGA
- a CDS encoding aromatic ring-hydroxylating oxygenase subunit alpha: MDRDHLIDLTRRALKLARDDTTDLMPAELAVAAATYTSAQRHGQDVALLMRSPQLVGYSSELPRPGTYCTKTVMGRSVLITRAGDGVVRAFENVCLHRQSRVADGCGAARRLACPYHSWSYDLHGTLTGVPGKEGFPQTRSGSAKLAELPAAECAGFLWISLDSDAALDIPAFLGPLAGELEAWGIGHWSPLGEKVLDCPINWKLAIDTFAENYHFATVHRNTFATIARSNCTVFDSFGPHHRLVFPLNGILELEDVPEERWDPLHHMVVIYALFPNIVLSCTIANGELFRVYPGDGPGRSITVHQNSTPLDVSEESVAAGAAAVFDYAHATVRDEDYALVTTLQANLASGVRDHLVFGRNEPGLQHRHTTWATAVDR, translated from the coding sequence ATGGACCGGGACCACCTGATCGATCTGACGCGGCGGGCACTCAAACTCGCCCGCGACGACACGACCGACCTGATGCCGGCCGAATTGGCCGTGGCAGCAGCCACATACACCTCCGCGCAGCGCCACGGGCAGGACGTCGCGCTGCTGATGCGCTCGCCTCAATTGGTTGGCTACTCGTCGGAGTTGCCCCGCCCGGGCACCTACTGCACCAAGACGGTGATGGGGCGTTCAGTCCTGATCACCAGGGCGGGCGACGGGGTGGTACGGGCATTCGAGAACGTCTGCCTGCACCGCCAGTCTCGGGTCGCCGACGGCTGCGGTGCCGCTCGCCGGTTGGCCTGTCCATACCACTCGTGGAGCTACGACCTGCACGGCACGCTGACGGGCGTGCCCGGTAAGGAGGGATTCCCGCAAACCCGTTCCGGCTCAGCGAAACTGGCCGAACTGCCAGCGGCCGAATGCGCCGGCTTCCTCTGGATATCGCTCGACTCCGACGCGGCGCTCGACATTCCGGCGTTCCTCGGACCCCTGGCCGGCGAACTAGAAGCCTGGGGCATCGGACACTGGTCGCCGCTGGGCGAGAAAGTTCTCGACTGCCCGATCAACTGGAAGCTCGCGATCGACACGTTCGCCGAGAACTATCACTTCGCGACGGTGCACAGGAACACCTTCGCGACGATCGCGCGCAGCAACTGCACCGTGTTCGACTCGTTCGGTCCGCACCACCGGCTTGTGTTCCCGCTCAACGGCATTCTCGAGCTGGAGGATGTCCCCGAGGAACGCTGGGACCCGCTGCACCACATGGTGGTGATCTACGCGCTGTTCCCGAACATCGTCCTGTCGTGCACGATCGCCAACGGGGAGCTGTTCCGGGTGTATCCCGGCGACGGTCCGGGCCGGTCGATCACCGTTCATCAGAACTCGACTCCGCTGGATGTGTCGGAGGAGTCTGTGGCCGCCGGGGCGGCGGCCGTCTTCGACTACGCGCACGCCACCGTTCGTGACGAGGACTACGCCCTCGTCACCACATTGCAGGCCAATCTCGCGTCCGGTGTACGTGACCACCTCGTTTTCGGCCGCAACGAACCGGGTCTGCAGCACCGGCACACCACCTGGGCCACCGCAGTCGACCGATAA
- a CDS encoding aldehyde dehydrogenase — MKSLVYDRLFIGGQWQQPATAQRLPVISPHTEEQIGETPEAAAQDVDRAVRAARTAFDDGPWPRMSVADRIAHIEKLAAVYSAHTDEIADLITAEMGSPRSFSRLGQGAGAVAQMHLNLVAARDYPWVERRKGLFGDVHIRRAPVGVVGAIVPWNVPQFLIMPKLIPALIAGCTVVVKPAPETPIDAMWLAEMIEEIDLPDGVVSIIPGGRETGESLVRHPGVDKISFTGSSATGRHIAALCGEQLKRVSLELGGKSAAIVLDDADIGRTVGHLKMASLMNNGQACVAQTRILVSDRRHDELVDALAEMMSGLQVGDPTDEATDVGPLVAQRQQQRVQGYIQAGLEEGARMVLGGKDAPYERGWYVQPTLFTDATNDMRIAREEIFGPVLTVLTYSDEREAIRIANDTDYGLAGSVWTADVAHGLEIAAQIRTGTYGINMYTLDTTMPFGGFKQSGIGREFGAEGLSEYVELQTTVSADPLPQLP, encoded by the coding sequence ATGAAATCTCTTGTCTACGACCGCCTTTTCATCGGCGGGCAATGGCAACAGCCGGCCACCGCACAGCGGCTGCCGGTGATCTCTCCGCACACCGAGGAGCAGATCGGCGAGACGCCCGAAGCCGCAGCCCAGGACGTCGACCGGGCGGTGCGCGCGGCGCGGACCGCATTCGACGACGGGCCCTGGCCACGGATGAGTGTGGCCGACCGGATCGCCCACATCGAGAAACTCGCCGCCGTCTACAGCGCCCATACCGACGAGATCGCCGATCTCATCACCGCCGAGATGGGGTCGCCGCGTAGCTTCAGCAGGCTCGGGCAGGGCGCGGGCGCCGTCGCGCAGATGCACCTGAACCTGGTGGCCGCGCGGGACTACCCCTGGGTCGAGCGGCGCAAGGGCCTTTTCGGCGACGTGCACATCCGTCGGGCACCGGTCGGCGTCGTGGGGGCGATCGTGCCCTGGAATGTGCCGCAGTTCCTCATCATGCCGAAGCTGATCCCGGCACTCATCGCCGGCTGCACGGTGGTGGTGAAGCCGGCGCCCGAAACGCCCATCGACGCGATGTGGCTGGCCGAGATGATCGAGGAGATCGACCTGCCCGACGGCGTGGTCTCCATCATCCCCGGCGGACGCGAGACCGGCGAGAGCCTGGTTCGCCATCCCGGAGTCGACAAGATCTCCTTCACCGGGTCGTCGGCGACCGGCAGGCACATCGCGGCACTCTGCGGCGAACAACTCAAGCGCGTCAGCCTGGAACTGGGTGGCAAGTCCGCGGCGATCGTGCTCGACGACGCCGACATCGGCCGCACCGTCGGCCACCTGAAGATGGCGAGCCTGATGAACAACGGGCAGGCTTGCGTCGCGCAGACCCGGATTCTGGTGAGCGATCGGCGCCACGACGAACTCGTCGACGCGCTGGCCGAGATGATGTCGGGGCTGCAGGTGGGCGACCCGACCGACGAAGCCACCGACGTGGGTCCGCTCGTCGCCCAGCGGCAGCAGCAGCGGGTGCAGGGCTACATTCAGGCCGGCCTCGAGGAGGGAGCCCGAATGGTGCTCGGCGGCAAGGACGCTCCGTACGAACGCGGCTGGTACGTCCAGCCGACCCTGTTCACCGACGCGACCAACGACATGCGCATCGCCCGGGAGGAGATCTTCGGTCCGGTGCTGACGGTGTTGACGTACTCCGACGAACGCGAGGCGATCCGAATCGCCAATGACACCGACTACGGACTGGCCGGCTCGGTGTGGACCGCCGACGTCGCTCACGGTCTGGAGATCGCCGCTCAGATCCGTACGGGCACCTACGGAATCAACATGTACACGCTGGACACCACCATGCCCTTCGGCGGCTTCAAACAATCCGGCATCGGTCGGGAGTTCGGTGCCGAGGGACTCTCCGAGTACGTCGAACTGCAGACGACCGTGAGTGCCGACCCGCTTCCGCAACTACCCTGA
- a CDS encoding Rieske 2Fe-2S domain-containing protein has product MTDTVDDPGIDPSEREFGPSGISLSTYRFPTGWFIVGFASDLVPGQVKRAHYFGEELVMFRTRTGAVHVLDAYCQHLGANMGVGGTVEGEHIVCPWHGWQWRGDGTNALIPYSRIGCKQNVRIRTYPCVEWYGFLLVWHERHGRAPYWQPPVLPELETDEYYPLHPHTRMVNRVKVHAQMIIENAADPYHVQYVHKAANPANTASFEVSGYHLHATVNANFGGGRAKTWLTPTGPVDAKIVYDNYSLGLGVVRFPSELVATVQVTGQTPVDEDYTDYFYTQASIREPGDGGDAPTGRAAKFLQLQQEVIKQDFFTWENMKYLEKPNLAPEEARDYAALRRWAHRFYPGAEPSPGDFGYTVDGLPDPAAAGA; this is encoded by the coding sequence TTGACGGATACGGTTGACGACCCGGGGATCGATCCGTCGGAGCGGGAGTTCGGCCCGAGCGGCATCAGCCTCTCGACGTACCGCTTCCCGACGGGGTGGTTCATCGTCGGCTTCGCCTCCGATCTGGTCCCCGGCCAGGTGAAACGGGCGCACTACTTCGGCGAGGAGCTGGTGATGTTCCGGACCCGTACCGGTGCGGTGCACGTGCTCGACGCGTACTGCCAGCATCTGGGCGCCAACATGGGAGTCGGCGGCACTGTCGAGGGCGAGCACATCGTCTGCCCCTGGCACGGCTGGCAGTGGCGGGGCGACGGCACCAACGCGCTCATTCCCTACAGCAGGATCGGCTGCAAGCAGAACGTGCGCATCAGGACCTACCCCTGCGTCGAGTGGTACGGCTTCCTGCTGGTCTGGCACGAGCGACATGGCCGAGCGCCGTACTGGCAGCCGCCCGTGCTGCCCGAACTCGAGACCGACGAGTACTACCCACTGCACCCGCACACGCGAATGGTGAACCGCGTCAAGGTCCATGCGCAGATGATCATCGAGAACGCCGCCGACCCCTACCACGTGCAGTACGTCCACAAGGCGGCGAATCCGGCCAACACCGCGTCCTTCGAGGTGTCCGGCTACCACCTGCATGCGACAGTGAACGCGAATTTCGGTGGGGGACGGGCGAAGACGTGGCTGACCCCCACCGGCCCCGTCGACGCCAAGATCGTCTACGACAACTACTCGCTCGGCCTCGGCGTGGTTCGCTTCCCGTCCGAACTGGTCGCGACGGTCCAGGTCACCGGTCAGACGCCGGTCGACGAGGACTACACCGACTACTTCTACACCCAGGCGTCCATCCGTGAACCGGGCGACGGCGGCGACGCGCCGACCGGTCGAGCGGCGAAGTTCCTGCAACTGCAGCAAGAAGTGATCAAGCAGGATTTCTTCACCTGGGAGAACATGAAGTATCTGGAGAAGCCGAACCTCGCGCCAGAGGAGGCCCGCGACTACGCGGCGTTGCGGCGCTGGGCGCACAGGTTCTATCCGGGAGCCGAGCCGTCACCCGGCGACTTCGGGTACACCGTCGACGGTCTGCCCGATCCGGCTGCTGCAGGAGCCTGA
- a CDS encoding AMP-binding protein, whose protein sequence is MPSGRPVGAAEPAMFGVGSFTVPEVLDRRAEQFPNRVMMSIAGTPVTFAQMRDRSCAAANVLLDRGVAAGETVALFTGTCPEWVYFWLGAARIGAVIAAVNAASKGDFLGHALTVSGARVVLTDADRADRLADVAGGIDTLNTVVHLGSSLSAELAEKTTQVQRSAAAGPADIGALFFTSGTTGPSKAVAATWHYLFVAAATAAAAWEFSAGEVIWTAMPLFHLSAAPTVLAPMLVGGTSVLAAAFHPTEVWDEVRDCGAVGFAGAGAMVEMLWNLPPDSRDAETGLRFISAAPVAADRYRGIEARYRCRVVTMYGLTEAFPLAVKSVSDSGVPGTSGQVNPAFEVRVVDGDGCPVPDGVVGEITCRPRTAHVMSEGYVVSAVDGAELRVDRHPQWFHTGDLGRLDADQNLTFLDRAKDSLRRRGENVSSVEVEQVVTAHPAVLEAAAVGVPSELGEDDILVVVTLVPGAALEFTELVDFCSGRMPYFCVPRYLDVVSEIPKNAIGRVRKDLLRARGVSAGAWDRDAHGHPLSR, encoded by the coding sequence ATGCCCAGCGGCCGGCCGGTGGGCGCTGCCGAACCGGCGATGTTCGGTGTCGGGAGCTTCACGGTGCCCGAGGTGCTCGACCGGCGTGCCGAGCAGTTCCCCAACCGGGTGATGATGTCGATCGCAGGCACGCCCGTGACATTCGCGCAGATGCGCGACCGATCCTGCGCGGCGGCCAATGTGCTGCTCGATCGTGGCGTCGCGGCCGGCGAAACGGTCGCGCTGTTCACCGGAACGTGCCCGGAATGGGTCTACTTCTGGTTGGGCGCCGCGCGTATCGGTGCAGTGATCGCGGCGGTCAATGCCGCCAGCAAGGGTGACTTCCTCGGTCACGCGCTCACGGTGTCCGGCGCGCGGGTCGTGCTCACCGACGCCGACCGCGCCGACCGGCTCGCCGACGTCGCCGGCGGCATCGACACGCTGAATACCGTTGTCCACCTGGGATCGTCGCTGTCAGCCGAGCTGGCCGAGAAGACCACCCAGGTGCAGCGGTCGGCGGCTGCGGGTCCTGCCGACATCGGTGCGCTGTTCTTCACCTCGGGCACCACCGGCCCGTCGAAGGCCGTCGCGGCCACTTGGCACTATCTCTTCGTGGCGGCGGCCACCGCAGCGGCGGCGTGGGAGTTCAGCGCGGGTGAGGTGATCTGGACCGCGATGCCGCTGTTCCATCTCAGTGCCGCACCGACCGTGCTTGCTCCCATGCTGGTCGGCGGCACCAGCGTGCTCGCAGCGGCATTCCATCCGACCGAGGTGTGGGATGAGGTACGTGACTGCGGCGCTGTCGGTTTCGCAGGTGCCGGTGCGATGGTGGAGATGTTGTGGAACCTGCCGCCGGACTCGAGGGACGCCGAGACCGGGTTGCGGTTCATCTCCGCGGCGCCGGTCGCCGCCGACCGGTACCGCGGTATCGAGGCCCGGTACCGGTGCCGCGTCGTGACGATGTACGGGCTGACCGAGGCCTTTCCGCTGGCCGTCAAGTCGGTTTCGGACTCGGGCGTTCCGGGTACCTCGGGACAAGTCAATCCGGCCTTCGAGGTACGCGTGGTCGACGGCGACGGGTGTCCCGTACCCGACGGCGTCGTGGGTGAGATCACCTGTCGGCCGCGGACAGCGCATGTGATGAGCGAGGGGTATGTGGTGTCCGCCGTCGACGGCGCGGAACTGCGTGTCGACCGTCATCCCCAGTGGTTTCACACCGGTGACCTCGGCCGCCTCGACGCCGACCAGAACCTGACCTTCCTCGACCGCGCCAAGGACTCGCTGCGCAGGCGCGGCGAGAATGTGTCGTCGGTCGAGGTGGAACAGGTTGTGACGGCTCACCCCGCGGTACTTGAGGCCGCGGCGGTGGGCGTGCCGAGCGAGCTGGGTGAGGACGACATCCTGGTCGTGGTGACGCTCGTGCCCGGCGCCGCGCTGGAGTTCACCGAACTCGTCGACTTCTGCTCCGGCCGCATGCCCTACTTCTGCGTGCCCCGCTATCTGGATGTGGTCTCGGAGATCCCCAAGAACGCCATCGGTCGGGTGCGCAAGGACCTGCTACGGGCCCGGGGAGTGAGCGCAGGAGCCTGGGACCGCGACGCCCACGGGCACCCGCTGAGCAGATGA